Proteins encoded in a region of the Apostichopus japonicus isolate 1M-3 chromosome 19, ASM3797524v1, whole genome shotgun sequence genome:
- the LOC139960628 gene encoding coiled-coil domain-containing protein 57-like isoform X2, with translation MSSRVQGNLQELAAQKEQEWREVQRLQTQAVEAALKEKEKLLKEATEKFSKLKDDFKYNLKLLMERDQELERYDAVIGKIKASLQSKDAEISDLKIQIDDLRKALKGDEETQAELQRHYHQKIREKNVELEHYKRIKDEETEKEREDVEAFRLNLQRQVRQLEDELDVQRRELSSGFDEAMKRREKEYRTKIEELSASALSYEMKAKFLSKEVDLVRSSAGKTNQELVNCNGIMRNLEKQLKEKEWELQDTIGTKDARISDLEQHIHENDLKLQRALEEFKRKHSELDRYAREKENALSMAKECHMERERHQEAEIRELRAHLEQKELEWRKNDWNHQDELKERDGNIENLKEEIAVAKSQSDAQMANVTQEMTKMKMEMQRIQENETKLLSQLNKRKEDIERYKKDVTQAVVHHAELERSKAQLEVDWQRRYEDAERNQYSRSEELIEKLTRARDEALALVTEREREMTQKDQLLRSIKTHRDNAMATLKKHNLKISPNEELITPVEDSDERTIRSLEEQNDALKSVIQRMREEMESLTPASHRPERENSKDGVYTAGYTKSMERDMKLLKAEKRELSDELENLKKSQRMETNEAQKQRQNQQDRNLSDQTRTHSQEIAVLKQQIANLEWKLGNSKMERSQNDMRSKDGFEERGAFPPSKGNPDTNTSVSALQAKLKTAIHHISRLVKERQQLIELSNRLRSEVARSKTTHHRVDGSHKGNEKDDIGTKPVSPREMVQKLDRQLNAVEQLQYSLTTKELKMMQKGLTKDQERSEVIQVQLSSSSSSTPSSPPHDVSPSDTPSQDPPGPPANTQGKQQYSDISVKIQEASSLTNSSSNELSNQGQPSLMMMSSVGEDSMKDIWKLLELPPSPSPVPFYEVPEAGHAVSFQTTSSLENERSEIEVIGSRTQISSKPTNQQRQVHLSAAAAGKIRQQPVKQKKSQIRNYNQRDEIT, from the exons ATGTCAAGTCGAGTCCAAGGAAACTTGCAAGAGTTAGCTGCTCAAAAGGAACAAGAATGGAGAGAAGTCCAAAGACTACAGACTCAAGCAGTGGAGGCTGCATTGAAGGAGAAAGAAAAGCTTCTGAAAGAGGCTACAGAAAAGTTCTCCAAACTAAAAGATGACTTTAAGTACAATCTCAAGCTCCTGATGGAAAGAGACCAAGAACTAGAAAG GTATGATGCTGTCATTGGGAAGATAAAGGCATCTTTACAATCTAAGGATGCAGAGATAAGTGACCTCAAAATCCAGATTGATGACTTGAGAAAGGCTCTCAAGGGAGATGAAGAAACTCAGGCAGAGTTACAGAGACATTACCATCAGAAAATTAGAGAGAAAAACGTTGAATTAGAACATTATAAAAG GATAAAAGATGAAGAAACTGAGAAAGAACGAGAGGATGTCGAAGCTTTTCGGTTGAATCTCCAGAGGCAAGTCAGACAGCTGGAGGACGAGTTGGATGTGCAGAGGAGGGAGTTGTCATCTGGGTTTGATGAGGCCATGAAGAGAAGAGAGAAAGAATATCGCACTAAAATAGAAGAACTTAGTGCCAGCGCTCTCTCATATGAGATGAAG GCCAAGTTCCTCTCCAAAGAAGTTGATTTGGTAAGATCCTCAGCTGGTAAGACAAACCAGGAGTTGGTTAACTGCAATGGAATCATGAGAAACTTGGAAAAACAACTTAAAGAGAAAGAATGGGAGTTACAAGACACAATAGGCACTAAAGATGCAAG AATTTCTGACCTTGAGCAACACATCCATGAGAATGATTTGAAACTGCAGAGAGCTTTAGAAGAGTTTAAAAGGAA ACACAGCGAGTTAGACAGATATGCAAGGGAGAAAGAAAACGCACTTTCTATGGCAAAAGAATGTCATATGGAGAGAGAGCGCCACCAGGAGGCAGAAATTAGGGAACTGCGTGCTCACTTGGAGCAGAAAGAGCTAGAATGGAGGAAAAATGATTGGAACCATCAAGATGAACTCAAAGAGAGAGATGGCAACATTGAAAA TTTAAAGGAGGAGATAGCCGTAGCCAAGAGTCAGTCAGATGCTCAGATGGCGAACGTCACCCAGGAGATGACGAAGATGAAGATGGAGATGCAGAGAATCCAAGAGAATGAAACCAAACTCTTATCACAGCTGAATAAAAGAAAGGAAGATATAGAGAG GTACAAGAAGGACGTGACTCAGGCAGTGGTCCACCACGCTGAGCTAGAGAGAAGTAAGGCCCAGCTGGAGGTTGATTGGCAGAGGAGGTACGAAGACGCTGAGAGAAACCAGTATAGTCGCTCGGAGGAACTGATTGAAAAACTCACCAGAGCCAGGGATGAG GCTCTTGCTCTGGtgacagaaagagagagagaaatgacACAGAAGGATCAGTTATTGAGGTCAATAAAGACACACAGAGATAATGCAATGGCTACTCTCAAAAAACACAACCTGAAAATCTCCCCAAATGAAGAATTG ATCACTCCAGTGGAAGACTCAGATGAAAGAACAATCAGATCATTGGAGGAGCAAAATGATGCCTTGAAATCGGTCATTCAGAGGATGAGAGAGGAGATGGAGTCTCTGACACCTGCCTCTCATCGACCAGAGAGAGAGAACAGCAAGGATGGTGTATACACTGCCG GTTATACAAAGAGCATGGAAAGGGATATGAAACTACTGAAAGCAGAGAAAAGAGAACTGAGCGATGAATTGGAGAATTTGAAGAAGTCACAGAGGATGGAGACGAACGAAGCTCAGAAACAACGACAAAATCAACAGGACAGGAATCTCTCAGATCAGACCAGAACCCACTCACAGGAAATAGCTGTCTTGAAACAACAAATTGCTAATCTGGAGTGGAAGCTAGGGAACAGCAAAATGGAAAGGTCACAGAATGAT ATGCGGAGCAAAGATGGTTTTGAAGAAAGGGGAGCATTTCCACCGTCAAAGGGAAATCCAGACACAAACACTTCAGTTAGCGCA TTACAGGCAAAACTGAAGACAGCTATCCATCACATCAGTAGATTAGTCAAGGAGAGGCAACAGCTGATTGAACTTAGCAACAGGCTGAGGTCAGAGGTCGCTAGATCAAAAACAACTCATCACAGAGTGGATGGAAGCCACAAGGGAAACGAGAAAGATGATATAGGAACGAAACCGGTTTCTCCGAGAGAGATGGTGCAAAAGTTAGATCGTCAGCTGAATGCTGTTGAGCAGTTACAGTATTCACTTACTACTAAG GAACTGAAGATGATGCAAAAAGGGCTGACCAAGGATCAagaaaggtcagaggtcattcaAGTTCAATTAAGCTCTTCTTCATCCTCGACACCATCTTCTCCTCCTCACGATGTCTCTCCTAGTGACACTCCATCACAGGACCCCCCAGGCCCACCAGCAAACACCCAAG GCAAACAGCAGTACAGTGACATATCTGTGAAAATCCAGGAAGCATCATCTTTGACCAACAGCAGCTCAAATGAATTGTCCAATCAGGGTCAACCATCTctgatgatgatgtcatcagtgGGTGAAGATTCGATGAAGGATATTTGGAAGTTACTCGAGCTTCCTCCCAGCCCTTCACCAG TTCCTTTCTATGAGGTTCCCGAGGCAGGGCATGCTGTTTCTTTCCAAACAACTAGTTCACTTGAAAACGAGAGAAGTGAGATAGAAGTTATCGGCAGCAGAACTCAAATATCATCTAAACCAACAAATCAACAACGACAAGTACATCTATCTGCTGCCGCTGCCGGTAAGATCAGACAACAGCCAGTCAAGCAGAAGAAGTCGCAAATTAGGAATTACAATCAACGAGATGAGATAACCTGA
- the LOC139960628 gene encoding coiled-coil domain-containing protein 57-like isoform X1, protein MSSRVQGNLQELAAQKEQEWREVQRLQTQAVEAALKEKEKLLKEATEKFSKLKDDFKYNLKLLMERDQELERYDAVIGKIKASLQSKDAEISDLKIQIDDLRKALKGDEETQAELQRHYHQKIREKNVELEHYKRIKDEETEKEREDVEAFRLNLQRQVRQLEDELDVQRRELSSGFDEAMKRREKEYRTKIEELSASALSYEMKAKFLSKEVDLVRSSAGKTNQELVNCNGIMRNLEKQLKEKEWELQDTIGTKDARISDLEQHIHENDLKLQRALEEFKRKHSELDRYAREKENALSMAKECHMERERHQEAEIRELRAHLEQKELEWRKNDWNHQDELKERDGNIENLKEEIAVAKSQSDAQMANVTQEMTKMKMEMQRIQENETKLLSQLNKRKEDIERYKKDVTQAVVHHAELERSKAQLEVDWQRRYEDAERNQYSRSEELIEKLTRARDEALALVTEREREMTQKDQLLRSIKTHRDNAMATLKKHNLKISPNEELITPVEDSDERTIRSLEEQNDALKSVIQRMREEMESLTPASHRPERENSKDGVYTAGYTKSMERDMKLLKAEKRELSDELENLKKSQRMETNEAQKQRQNQQDRNLSDQTRTHSQEIAVLKQQIANLEWKLGNSKMERSQNDLQMRSKDGFEERGAFPPSKGNPDTNTSVSALQAKLKTAIHHISRLVKERQQLIELSNRLRSEVARSKTTHHRVDGSHKGNEKDDIGTKPVSPREMVQKLDRQLNAVEQLQYSLTTKELKMMQKGLTKDQERSEVIQVQLSSSSSSTPSSPPHDVSPSDTPSQDPPGPPANTQGKQQYSDISVKIQEASSLTNSSSNELSNQGQPSLMMMSSVGEDSMKDIWKLLELPPSPSPVPFYEVPEAGHAVSFQTTSSLENERSEIEVIGSRTQISSKPTNQQRQVHLSAAAAGKIRQQPVKQKKSQIRNYNQRDEIT, encoded by the exons ATGTCAAGTCGAGTCCAAGGAAACTTGCAAGAGTTAGCTGCTCAAAAGGAACAAGAATGGAGAGAAGTCCAAAGACTACAGACTCAAGCAGTGGAGGCTGCATTGAAGGAGAAAGAAAAGCTTCTGAAAGAGGCTACAGAAAAGTTCTCCAAACTAAAAGATGACTTTAAGTACAATCTCAAGCTCCTGATGGAAAGAGACCAAGAACTAGAAAG GTATGATGCTGTCATTGGGAAGATAAAGGCATCTTTACAATCTAAGGATGCAGAGATAAGTGACCTCAAAATCCAGATTGATGACTTGAGAAAGGCTCTCAAGGGAGATGAAGAAACTCAGGCAGAGTTACAGAGACATTACCATCAGAAAATTAGAGAGAAAAACGTTGAATTAGAACATTATAAAAG GATAAAAGATGAAGAAACTGAGAAAGAACGAGAGGATGTCGAAGCTTTTCGGTTGAATCTCCAGAGGCAAGTCAGACAGCTGGAGGACGAGTTGGATGTGCAGAGGAGGGAGTTGTCATCTGGGTTTGATGAGGCCATGAAGAGAAGAGAGAAAGAATATCGCACTAAAATAGAAGAACTTAGTGCCAGCGCTCTCTCATATGAGATGAAG GCCAAGTTCCTCTCCAAAGAAGTTGATTTGGTAAGATCCTCAGCTGGTAAGACAAACCAGGAGTTGGTTAACTGCAATGGAATCATGAGAAACTTGGAAAAACAACTTAAAGAGAAAGAATGGGAGTTACAAGACACAATAGGCACTAAAGATGCAAG AATTTCTGACCTTGAGCAACACATCCATGAGAATGATTTGAAACTGCAGAGAGCTTTAGAAGAGTTTAAAAGGAA ACACAGCGAGTTAGACAGATATGCAAGGGAGAAAGAAAACGCACTTTCTATGGCAAAAGAATGTCATATGGAGAGAGAGCGCCACCAGGAGGCAGAAATTAGGGAACTGCGTGCTCACTTGGAGCAGAAAGAGCTAGAATGGAGGAAAAATGATTGGAACCATCAAGATGAACTCAAAGAGAGAGATGGCAACATTGAAAA TTTAAAGGAGGAGATAGCCGTAGCCAAGAGTCAGTCAGATGCTCAGATGGCGAACGTCACCCAGGAGATGACGAAGATGAAGATGGAGATGCAGAGAATCCAAGAGAATGAAACCAAACTCTTATCACAGCTGAATAAAAGAAAGGAAGATATAGAGAG GTACAAGAAGGACGTGACTCAGGCAGTGGTCCACCACGCTGAGCTAGAGAGAAGTAAGGCCCAGCTGGAGGTTGATTGGCAGAGGAGGTACGAAGACGCTGAGAGAAACCAGTATAGTCGCTCGGAGGAACTGATTGAAAAACTCACCAGAGCCAGGGATGAG GCTCTTGCTCTGGtgacagaaagagagagagaaatgacACAGAAGGATCAGTTATTGAGGTCAATAAAGACACACAGAGATAATGCAATGGCTACTCTCAAAAAACACAACCTGAAAATCTCCCCAAATGAAGAATTG ATCACTCCAGTGGAAGACTCAGATGAAAGAACAATCAGATCATTGGAGGAGCAAAATGATGCCTTGAAATCGGTCATTCAGAGGATGAGAGAGGAGATGGAGTCTCTGACACCTGCCTCTCATCGACCAGAGAGAGAGAACAGCAAGGATGGTGTATACACTGCCG GTTATACAAAGAGCATGGAAAGGGATATGAAACTACTGAAAGCAGAGAAAAGAGAACTGAGCGATGAATTGGAGAATTTGAAGAAGTCACAGAGGATGGAGACGAACGAAGCTCAGAAACAACGACAAAATCAACAGGACAGGAATCTCTCAGATCAGACCAGAACCCACTCACAGGAAATAGCTGTCTTGAAACAACAAATTGCTAATCTGGAGTGGAAGCTAGGGAACAGCAAAATGGAAAGGTCACAGAATGAT TTACAGATGCGGAGCAAAGATGGTTTTGAAGAAAGGGGAGCATTTCCACCGTCAAAGGGAAATCCAGACACAAACACTTCAGTTAGCGCA TTACAGGCAAAACTGAAGACAGCTATCCATCACATCAGTAGATTAGTCAAGGAGAGGCAACAGCTGATTGAACTTAGCAACAGGCTGAGGTCAGAGGTCGCTAGATCAAAAACAACTCATCACAGAGTGGATGGAAGCCACAAGGGAAACGAGAAAGATGATATAGGAACGAAACCGGTTTCTCCGAGAGAGATGGTGCAAAAGTTAGATCGTCAGCTGAATGCTGTTGAGCAGTTACAGTATTCACTTACTACTAAG GAACTGAAGATGATGCAAAAAGGGCTGACCAAGGATCAagaaaggtcagaggtcattcaAGTTCAATTAAGCTCTTCTTCATCCTCGACACCATCTTCTCCTCCTCACGATGTCTCTCCTAGTGACACTCCATCACAGGACCCCCCAGGCCCACCAGCAAACACCCAAG GCAAACAGCAGTACAGTGACATATCTGTGAAAATCCAGGAAGCATCATCTTTGACCAACAGCAGCTCAAATGAATTGTCCAATCAGGGTCAACCATCTctgatgatgatgtcatcagtgGGTGAAGATTCGATGAAGGATATTTGGAAGTTACTCGAGCTTCCTCCCAGCCCTTCACCAG TTCCTTTCTATGAGGTTCCCGAGGCAGGGCATGCTGTTTCTTTCCAAACAACTAGTTCACTTGAAAACGAGAGAAGTGAGATAGAAGTTATCGGCAGCAGAACTCAAATATCATCTAAACCAACAAATCAACAACGACAAGTACATCTATCTGCTGCCGCTGCCGGTAAGATCAGACAACAGCCAGTCAAGCAGAAGAAGTCGCAAATTAGGAATTACAATCAACGAGATGAGATAACCTGA